A region of Paralichthys olivaceus isolate ysfri-2021 chromosome 24, ASM2471397v2, whole genome shotgun sequence DNA encodes the following proteins:
- the gart gene encoding trifunctional purine biosynthetic protein adenosine-3 isoform X2, which yields MAERVLVVGSGGREHTLAWKLAQSPQIQQVLVAPGNAGTANCGKISNSEVSVSNHTILAQFCKDHHVGLVVVGPEVPLAAGIVDDLTAAGVPCFGPSGKAAQLEASKSFSKAFMERHGIPTARYGSFTDPQEACNYIRTADFPALVVKASGLAAGKGVIVAGDQEEACRAVMDIMKDKAFGAAGDTVVVEELLEGEEVSCLCFSDGTSVSPMPPAQDHKRLQDGDLGPNTGGMGAYCPTPQVSPELLQQIRETVLQKTVDKMKEEGSPYVGVLYAGLMLTKQGLKVLEYNCRFGDPECQVLMPLLKSDLYEVIMNTMKGTLASNTPVWHHDSSAVTVVMASPGYPGSYKKGVEITGLSQVEDTGLQVFHAGTSLKDGCVVSSGGRVLTVTAVSSSLEAALRSANQGVAAIGFPGAVYRRDIGHRAIAHLNQSRGLTYKESGVDIAAGNKLVELIKPLAKATSRSGCNAELGGFAGVFDLKAAGFVDPILVSGTDGVGTKLKIAQACGQHGGLGQDLVAMCVNDVLAQGAEPLFFLDYFSCGSLDVDVAASVVGGIAKACEMAGCALLGGETAEMPGVYAPGEYDLAGFCVGAVERGAMLPRLGDIAEGDLLIGVASSGVHSNGFSLVRKVLERARLSYSSPAPFSGPGQTVGEVLLTPTKIYSRLLLPILRSGAVKAYAHITGGGLLENIPRVLPQELAVDLDASRWNIPPVFSWLHKEGGLSDDEMARTFNCGLGAVLVVAPPDAQRVLRQLQAEEEAWIVGSLAHKLPGAEAVVVRNLSNSLLNAGSSAADHSGVGQNNGCHGSDGTPRKRTRVAVLISGTGTNLQALIEQAKRPSSSAEIVVVISNRPGVQGLKRASLAGIQTRVVDHKLYGSRAEFDGTIDRVLEEFKVEMVCLAGFMRILTGTFVKKWNGKLLNIHPSLLPSFKGVNAQKQALQAGVRVTGCTVHFVAEEVDAGAIIAQEAVPVTSCDTEESLCDRIREAEHRAFPAAMELVASGAVTLSEDGHSVWKTIPQS from the exons ATGGCAGAGCGGGTGCTGGTGGTTGGCAGCGGAGGGCGGGAGCACACACTGGCCTGGAAGTTGGCCCAGTCGCCACAGATCCAGCAGGTCCTGGTGGCTCCGGGTAACGCAGGCACCGCCAACTGTGGGAAGATCAGCAACTCTG AGGTATCTGTGAGCAACCACACCATCTTGGCTCAGTTCTGCAAGGATCATCATGTGGGGCTGGTGGTGGTCGGGCCTGAGGTACCGCTGGCTGCAG GTATCGTCGATGACCTGACGGCAGCAGGAGTGCCGTGTTTTGGCCCCTCTGGAAAAGCAGCCCAGCTAGAGGCCAGCAAGAGCTTTTCCAAGGCGTTCATGGAGCGGCACGGCATCCCCACGGCCCGTTACGGCTCCTTCACCGACCCCCAGGAGGCCTGCAACTACATCCGCAC TGCCGACTTTCCTGCTCTGGTGGTGAAGGCCAGTGGCCTGGCAGCCGGGAAGGGGGTCATCGTGGCCGGAGACCAGGAGGAGGCGTGTCGGGCTGTGATGGACATCATGAAG GACAAAGCCTTTGGAGCTGCAGGGGACACGGTGGTGGTTGAGGAGCTTCTGGAAGGAGAGGAAGTGTCT TGTCTCTGTTTCAGCGACGGCACCTCTGTGTCGCCGATGCCTCCAGCGCAGGATCACAAGCGGCTGCAGGATGGTGACCTGGGGCCAAACACTGGCGGCATGGGGGCTTACTGCCCCACCCCTCAG GTGAGTccggagctgctgcagcagatcaGAGAGACGGTCCTTCAGAAGACGGTGGAcaagatgaaggaggagggatCTCCTTACGTGG GTGTGCTGTACGCGGGGCTGATGTTGACCAAGCAGGGCTTGAAGGTGCTCGAGTACAACTGTCGCTTTGGAGATCCTGAGTGTCAG gTGCTGATGCCCCTGCTGAAGAGCGACCTGTATGAAGTGATAATGAACACCATGAAAGGCACACTGGCTTCCAACACCCCCGTGTGGCACCACGACAGCTCGGCTGTCACGGTTGTCATGGCAAGCCCTGGTTACCCTGGCTCCTACAAGAAAGGAGTAGAGATCACAG GCCTCTCCCAGGTGGAGGACACGGGGCTGCAGGTTTTCCACGCCGGTACTTCCCTAAAGGATGGGTGTGTGGTGTCCAGCGGTGGGCGGGTCCTGACTGTGACGGCGGTCAGTTCCTCCTTGGAAGCAGCCTTGCGTTCCGCCAATCAGGGGGTGGCTGCCATTGGCTTCCCGGGTGCAGTTTACCGCCGCGACATCGGCCACCGTGCCATCGCTCACCTGAACCAATCccg AGGTCTGACCTACAAGGAGAGCGGAGTGGACATCGCTGCCGGCAATAAGCTGGTGGAGCTGATCAAACCTCTGGCTAAAGCTACATCTCGCTCTG GGTGCAACGCAGAACTGGGAGGCTTCGCTGGCGTCTTTGACCTGAAGGCTGCGGGATTTGTCGACCCGATCCTGGTGTCTGGGACGGACGGCGTGGGGACCAAGCTCAAG ATCGCTCAGGCGTGCGGGCAGCATGGCGGCCTGGGTCAGGACCTGGTCGCCATGTGCGTGAACGATGTGCTCGCCCAGGGCGCCGAGCCGCTCTTCTTCCTCGACTACTTCTCCTGCGGCAGCCTGGACGTGGATGTGGCCGCCTCTGTGGTCGGCGGCATCGCCAAGGCCTGCGAGATGGCGGGCTGCGCTCTGCTGG GAGGTGAGACGGCAGAGATGCCGGGCGTCTACGCTCCGGGTGAGTACGACCTGGCCGGGTTCTGCGTGGGAGCAGTGGAGCGGGGCGCCATGCTGCCCAGACTGGGAGACATCGCCGAGGGGGACCTGCTGATCGGAGTGGCGTCATCCGGAGTCCACAGCAACGGTTTCAGCCTGGTCCGCAAAGTCCTGGAGCGGGCCCGCCTCAGCTACAGCTCCCCCGCCCCATTTAGCGGCCCTGGACAGACTGTCG GTGAGGTTCTGCTCACACCGACAAAGATCTACAGCCGCCTGCTGCTGCCGATCCTCCGCAGCGGCGCCGTGAAAGCCTACGCTCACATCACAGGGGGTGGACTTCTGGAGAACATCCCTCGAGTGCTGCCCCAGGAGCTGGCGGTTGATTTAG ACGCGTCCCGATGGAACATCCCTCCAGTGTTCTCCTGGCTCCACAAGGAGGGCGGCCTGAGCGACGACGAGATGGCCCGCACCTTCAACTGCGGCCTGGGCGCTGTGCTGGTGGTCGCCCCGCCGGACGCTCAGAGAGTCCTGCGGCAGCTGCAAGCCGAGGAGGAGGCGTGGATCGTGGGCTCACTGGCTCACAAGCTGCCTG GGGCAGAAGCTGTGGTTGTGCGTAACCTGAGCAACAGCTTGCTGAATGCAGGATCATCTGCCGCCGATCACTCGGGTGTCGGGCAAAATAACGGTTGCCACGGCAGCGACGGCACACCACGCAAAAGGACGAGAGTCGCTGTTCTCATCTCTGGCACAG GCACCAACCTCCAGGCCCTGATCGAGCAGGCCAAGCGTCCGTCCAGCTCGGCAGAGATTGTGGTCGTCATCTCCAACAGACCGGGCGTGCAGGGCCTGAAGAGAGCGTCACTGGCTGGAATCCAGACACGa GTGGTGGACCACAAGCTGTACGGGAGCCGGGCGGAGTTTGACGGCACCATTGATCGCGTCCTGGAGGAGTTCAAGGTGGAGATGGTGTGTCTCGCTGGATTCATGAGGATCCTCACAGGAACTTTTGTCAAGAAATGGAACG GAAAACTGCTGAACATTCATCCGTCCCTGTTGCCGTCATTCAAGGGCGTGAATGCCCAGAAGCAGGCGCTACAGGCCGGGGTGCGGGTGACGGGCTGCACGGTTCACTTTGTGGCA GAAGAGGTGGATGCAGGGGCCATCATCGCGCAGGAGGCGGTGCCCGTGACGAGCTGCGACACCGAGGAGAGTCTGTGCGACAGAATCAGGGAGGCCGAGCACCGCGCCTTCCCCGCCGCCATGGAGCTGGTAGCCAGCGGTGCCGTCACTCTCAGCGAGGACGGCCACAGCGTGTGGAAGACGATCCCGCAGAGTTAA
- the gart gene encoding trifunctional purine biosynthetic protein adenosine-3 isoform X1, which produces MAERVLVVGSGGREHTLAWKLAQSPQIQQVLVAPGNAGTANCGKISNSEVSVSNHTILAQFCKDHHVGLVVVGPEVPLAAGIVDDLTAAGVPCFGPSGKAAQLEASKSFSKAFMERHGIPTARYGSFTDPQEACNYIRTADFPALVVKASGLAAGKGVIVAGDQEEACRAVMDIMKDKAFGAAGDTVVVEELLEGEEVSCLCFSDGTSVSPMPPAQDHKRLQDGDLGPNTGGMGAYCPTPQVSPELLQQIRETVLQKTVDKMKEEGSPYVGVLYAGLMLTKQGLKVLEYNCRFGDPECQVLMPLLKSDLYEVIMNTMKGTLASNTPVWHHDSSAVTVVMASPGYPGSYKKGVEITGLSQVEDTGLQVFHAGTSLKDGCVVSSGGRVLTVTAVSSSLEAALRSANQGVAAIGFPGAVYRRDIGHRAIAHLNQSRCVGLTYKESGVDIAAGNKLVELIKPLAKATSRSGCNAELGGFAGVFDLKAAGFVDPILVSGTDGVGTKLKIAQACGQHGGLGQDLVAMCVNDVLAQGAEPLFFLDYFSCGSLDVDVAASVVGGIAKACEMAGCALLGGETAEMPGVYAPGEYDLAGFCVGAVERGAMLPRLGDIAEGDLLIGVASSGVHSNGFSLVRKVLERARLSYSSPAPFSGPGQTVGEVLLTPTKIYSRLLLPILRSGAVKAYAHITGGGLLENIPRVLPQELAVDLDASRWNIPPVFSWLHKEGGLSDDEMARTFNCGLGAVLVVAPPDAQRVLRQLQAEEEAWIVGSLAHKLPGAEAVVVRNLSNSLLNAGSSAADHSGVGQNNGCHGSDGTPRKRTRVAVLISGTGTNLQALIEQAKRPSSSAEIVVVISNRPGVQGLKRASLAGIQTRVVDHKLYGSRAEFDGTIDRVLEEFKVEMVCLAGFMRILTGTFVKKWNGKLLNIHPSLLPSFKGVNAQKQALQAGVRVTGCTVHFVAEEVDAGAIIAQEAVPVTSCDTEESLCDRIREAEHRAFPAAMELVASGAVTLSEDGHSVWKTIPQS; this is translated from the exons ATGGCAGAGCGGGTGCTGGTGGTTGGCAGCGGAGGGCGGGAGCACACACTGGCCTGGAAGTTGGCCCAGTCGCCACAGATCCAGCAGGTCCTGGTGGCTCCGGGTAACGCAGGCACCGCCAACTGTGGGAAGATCAGCAACTCTG AGGTATCTGTGAGCAACCACACCATCTTGGCTCAGTTCTGCAAGGATCATCATGTGGGGCTGGTGGTGGTCGGGCCTGAGGTACCGCTGGCTGCAG GTATCGTCGATGACCTGACGGCAGCAGGAGTGCCGTGTTTTGGCCCCTCTGGAAAAGCAGCCCAGCTAGAGGCCAGCAAGAGCTTTTCCAAGGCGTTCATGGAGCGGCACGGCATCCCCACGGCCCGTTACGGCTCCTTCACCGACCCCCAGGAGGCCTGCAACTACATCCGCAC TGCCGACTTTCCTGCTCTGGTGGTGAAGGCCAGTGGCCTGGCAGCCGGGAAGGGGGTCATCGTGGCCGGAGACCAGGAGGAGGCGTGTCGGGCTGTGATGGACATCATGAAG GACAAAGCCTTTGGAGCTGCAGGGGACACGGTGGTGGTTGAGGAGCTTCTGGAAGGAGAGGAAGTGTCT TGTCTCTGTTTCAGCGACGGCACCTCTGTGTCGCCGATGCCTCCAGCGCAGGATCACAAGCGGCTGCAGGATGGTGACCTGGGGCCAAACACTGGCGGCATGGGGGCTTACTGCCCCACCCCTCAG GTGAGTccggagctgctgcagcagatcaGAGAGACGGTCCTTCAGAAGACGGTGGAcaagatgaaggaggagggatCTCCTTACGTGG GTGTGCTGTACGCGGGGCTGATGTTGACCAAGCAGGGCTTGAAGGTGCTCGAGTACAACTGTCGCTTTGGAGATCCTGAGTGTCAG gTGCTGATGCCCCTGCTGAAGAGCGACCTGTATGAAGTGATAATGAACACCATGAAAGGCACACTGGCTTCCAACACCCCCGTGTGGCACCACGACAGCTCGGCTGTCACGGTTGTCATGGCAAGCCCTGGTTACCCTGGCTCCTACAAGAAAGGAGTAGAGATCACAG GCCTCTCCCAGGTGGAGGACACGGGGCTGCAGGTTTTCCACGCCGGTACTTCCCTAAAGGATGGGTGTGTGGTGTCCAGCGGTGGGCGGGTCCTGACTGTGACGGCGGTCAGTTCCTCCTTGGAAGCAGCCTTGCGTTCCGCCAATCAGGGGGTGGCTGCCATTGGCTTCCCGGGTGCAGTTTACCGCCGCGACATCGGCCACCGTGCCATCGCTCACCTGAACCAATCccggtgtgt AGGTCTGACCTACAAGGAGAGCGGAGTGGACATCGCTGCCGGCAATAAGCTGGTGGAGCTGATCAAACCTCTGGCTAAAGCTACATCTCGCTCTG GGTGCAACGCAGAACTGGGAGGCTTCGCTGGCGTCTTTGACCTGAAGGCTGCGGGATTTGTCGACCCGATCCTGGTGTCTGGGACGGACGGCGTGGGGACCAAGCTCAAG ATCGCTCAGGCGTGCGGGCAGCATGGCGGCCTGGGTCAGGACCTGGTCGCCATGTGCGTGAACGATGTGCTCGCCCAGGGCGCCGAGCCGCTCTTCTTCCTCGACTACTTCTCCTGCGGCAGCCTGGACGTGGATGTGGCCGCCTCTGTGGTCGGCGGCATCGCCAAGGCCTGCGAGATGGCGGGCTGCGCTCTGCTGG GAGGTGAGACGGCAGAGATGCCGGGCGTCTACGCTCCGGGTGAGTACGACCTGGCCGGGTTCTGCGTGGGAGCAGTGGAGCGGGGCGCCATGCTGCCCAGACTGGGAGACATCGCCGAGGGGGACCTGCTGATCGGAGTGGCGTCATCCGGAGTCCACAGCAACGGTTTCAGCCTGGTCCGCAAAGTCCTGGAGCGGGCCCGCCTCAGCTACAGCTCCCCCGCCCCATTTAGCGGCCCTGGACAGACTGTCG GTGAGGTTCTGCTCACACCGACAAAGATCTACAGCCGCCTGCTGCTGCCGATCCTCCGCAGCGGCGCCGTGAAAGCCTACGCTCACATCACAGGGGGTGGACTTCTGGAGAACATCCCTCGAGTGCTGCCCCAGGAGCTGGCGGTTGATTTAG ACGCGTCCCGATGGAACATCCCTCCAGTGTTCTCCTGGCTCCACAAGGAGGGCGGCCTGAGCGACGACGAGATGGCCCGCACCTTCAACTGCGGCCTGGGCGCTGTGCTGGTGGTCGCCCCGCCGGACGCTCAGAGAGTCCTGCGGCAGCTGCAAGCCGAGGAGGAGGCGTGGATCGTGGGCTCACTGGCTCACAAGCTGCCTG GGGCAGAAGCTGTGGTTGTGCGTAACCTGAGCAACAGCTTGCTGAATGCAGGATCATCTGCCGCCGATCACTCGGGTGTCGGGCAAAATAACGGTTGCCACGGCAGCGACGGCACACCACGCAAAAGGACGAGAGTCGCTGTTCTCATCTCTGGCACAG GCACCAACCTCCAGGCCCTGATCGAGCAGGCCAAGCGTCCGTCCAGCTCGGCAGAGATTGTGGTCGTCATCTCCAACAGACCGGGCGTGCAGGGCCTGAAGAGAGCGTCACTGGCTGGAATCCAGACACGa GTGGTGGACCACAAGCTGTACGGGAGCCGGGCGGAGTTTGACGGCACCATTGATCGCGTCCTGGAGGAGTTCAAGGTGGAGATGGTGTGTCTCGCTGGATTCATGAGGATCCTCACAGGAACTTTTGTCAAGAAATGGAACG GAAAACTGCTGAACATTCATCCGTCCCTGTTGCCGTCATTCAAGGGCGTGAATGCCCAGAAGCAGGCGCTACAGGCCGGGGTGCGGGTGACGGGCTGCACGGTTCACTTTGTGGCA GAAGAGGTGGATGCAGGGGCCATCATCGCGCAGGAGGCGGTGCCCGTGACGAGCTGCGACACCGAGGAGAGTCTGTGCGACAGAATCAGGGAGGCCGAGCACCGCGCCTTCCCCGCCGCCATGGAGCTGGTAGCCAGCGGTGCCGTCACTCTCAGCGAGGACGGCCACAGCGTGTGGAAGACGATCCCGCAGAGTTAA
- the gart gene encoding trifunctional purine biosynthetic protein adenosine-3 isoform X3, whose protein sequence is MAERVLVVGSGGREHTLAWKLAQSPQIQQVLVAPGNAGTANCGKISNSEVSVSNHTILAQFCKDHHVGLVVVGPEVPLAAGIVDDLTAAGVPCFGPSGKAAQLEASKSFSKAFMERHGIPTARYGSFTDPQEACNYIRTADFPALVVKASGLAAGKGVIVAGDQEEACRAVMDIMKDKAFGAAGDTVVVEELLEGEEVSCLCFSDGTSVSPMPPAQDHKRLQDGDLGPNTGGMGAYCPTPQVSPELLQQIRETVLQKTVDKMKEEGSPYVGVLYAGLMLTKQGLKVLEYNCRFGDPECQVLMPLLKSDLYEVIMNTMKGTLASNTPVWHHDSSAVTVVMASPGYPGSYKKGVEITGLSQVEDTGLQVFHAGTSLKDGCVVSSGGRVLTVTAVSSSLEAALRSANQGVAAIGFPGAVYRRDIGHRAIAHLNQSRCV, encoded by the exons ATGGCAGAGCGGGTGCTGGTGGTTGGCAGCGGAGGGCGGGAGCACACACTGGCCTGGAAGTTGGCCCAGTCGCCACAGATCCAGCAGGTCCTGGTGGCTCCGGGTAACGCAGGCACCGCCAACTGTGGGAAGATCAGCAACTCTG AGGTATCTGTGAGCAACCACACCATCTTGGCTCAGTTCTGCAAGGATCATCATGTGGGGCTGGTGGTGGTCGGGCCTGAGGTACCGCTGGCTGCAG GTATCGTCGATGACCTGACGGCAGCAGGAGTGCCGTGTTTTGGCCCCTCTGGAAAAGCAGCCCAGCTAGAGGCCAGCAAGAGCTTTTCCAAGGCGTTCATGGAGCGGCACGGCATCCCCACGGCCCGTTACGGCTCCTTCACCGACCCCCAGGAGGCCTGCAACTACATCCGCAC TGCCGACTTTCCTGCTCTGGTGGTGAAGGCCAGTGGCCTGGCAGCCGGGAAGGGGGTCATCGTGGCCGGAGACCAGGAGGAGGCGTGTCGGGCTGTGATGGACATCATGAAG GACAAAGCCTTTGGAGCTGCAGGGGACACGGTGGTGGTTGAGGAGCTTCTGGAAGGAGAGGAAGTGTCT TGTCTCTGTTTCAGCGACGGCACCTCTGTGTCGCCGATGCCTCCAGCGCAGGATCACAAGCGGCTGCAGGATGGTGACCTGGGGCCAAACACTGGCGGCATGGGGGCTTACTGCCCCACCCCTCAG GTGAGTccggagctgctgcagcagatcaGAGAGACGGTCCTTCAGAAGACGGTGGAcaagatgaaggaggagggatCTCCTTACGTGG GTGTGCTGTACGCGGGGCTGATGTTGACCAAGCAGGGCTTGAAGGTGCTCGAGTACAACTGTCGCTTTGGAGATCCTGAGTGTCAG gTGCTGATGCCCCTGCTGAAGAGCGACCTGTATGAAGTGATAATGAACACCATGAAAGGCACACTGGCTTCCAACACCCCCGTGTGGCACCACGACAGCTCGGCTGTCACGGTTGTCATGGCAAGCCCTGGTTACCCTGGCTCCTACAAGAAAGGAGTAGAGATCACAG GCCTCTCCCAGGTGGAGGACACGGGGCTGCAGGTTTTCCACGCCGGTACTTCCCTAAAGGATGGGTGTGTGGTGTCCAGCGGTGGGCGGGTCCTGACTGTGACGGCGGTCAGTTCCTCCTTGGAAGCAGCCTTGCGTTCCGCCAATCAGGGGGTGGCTGCCATTGGCTTCCCGGGTGCAGTTTACCGCCGCGACATCGGCCACCGTGCCATCGCTCACCTGAACCAATCccggtgtgtgtga